From a single Cyclobacterium marinum DSM 745 genomic region:
- a CDS encoding RHS repeat domain-containing protein: protein MERDNLISIFIRPFLIFIFCFTVNIYCFSQDRHVTFPSPNAYSLVKYTPSTVNHYTGIPDIRIPLYTVDSKDLQANIDLSYFAGGVKVNEFPNWVGSGWSLNVGGVITRAIGGINDDEESIGFYYTGHLLEDNWPNPSDDYIESQRVGLVDGMPDMFYYNFNGKSGKFFFDNDGGIRTLPYANIKIELIDKGSVFKSFGSVMFRFSGFKKWKITDENGVIYYFEELELSKSESATFTQKGGSGDIKDIITSWYLTKIVSPNLKNEILFEYDYSNFDTSSSLYEYQSVAIGYYTYHGSNIFLGNGSLTHMGGFPQNRGQTISRNYRHNLKKIIFESGTVEFFTSVRNDLPHPAMQYSFSSFKLDSILLKNNQNEIKRRFALEFIDKPNQRLTLKKLFVDKDQVYSFEYNNMHLLPGYSSRDTDHWGYFNGARNIGTGLIPTFSFSSQTFQDKTYPGINKDPDIEKMKYGVLNKITWPTGGSRQFFYEPNDYSFINENPLAEDGWSAWNYIDSSIASSVTFNSLAQVQLWYECSTDGVAYGNNIEPCASVLTPWNFNFTGTFDLTKYIPQYTGEIDVRVKLKYRLLEESSITKKIGGGIRVAEIHDVDQFNPPIVKKFEYTQEGNSELSSGIAGSDFKYHVSFTSGNKTSGYFATGVKAYSHSAFPISMTQNRPIGYQRVVEKIEGMGESVYEFSSFYDYPDQIGLQSNPYEMPLVAKKSFEHKRGKLISTTQKDDLENIVKNNRILGYQTLVSGEPIKVWQSFPFITVVLTFDRSSFVPQFLLVTLEESTAFNMSSESFKPAYEMDKLSSGDSELTVERTYQYNAFHQLQRRTVVNSNWGFESEEYKYPLEYEKPSQEINALLSKNIIGDPIESIKSVKNGVISGQARKWKIKSGEVLLDEILHLETNAPIKNFPHSVDGISFHESFVKKTKLGYDHAFNINQVEDLGQNNRAILWDSTDKLPVCEVLNSRPDQISYTSFETQEKGGWTYMGNSVSSIGSRTGGRYYDLGTGSISKSGIEASSSEKYLLSFWVKRANGSANWDFLGQTEKLDQEWKLIQRIVTENRLTIEGSGLHLDELRLHPIDAGMTTYTYDPLVGVTSKTDARNYTLHYEYDYMGRLKAIRDDNGQLKELYEYNYQTSGLNP from the coding sequence ATGGAAAGAGATAATTTAATTAGTATTTTTATTCGGCCCTTTCTAATTTTTATTTTCTGCTTTACAGTTAATATTTATTGCTTTTCTCAAGATCGGCATGTAACTTTTCCATCACCTAATGCCTATTCATTAGTAAAATATACTCCTTCTACTGTTAATCATTATACTGGCATTCCTGATATTAGAATTCCTTTGTATACTGTTGATTCAAAGGATCTTCAGGCCAATATTGATTTGTCCTATTTTGCAGGAGGTGTCAAAGTCAATGAATTTCCCAACTGGGTGGGGTCCGGTTGGTCTTTAAATGTAGGAGGTGTTATCACCAGAGCAATTGGAGGAATAAATGATGATGAAGAATCTATTGGTTTTTACTATACAGGTCATTTATTGGAAGACAATTGGCCTAATCCATCAGATGATTATATAGAAAGTCAAAGAGTAGGACTTGTAGATGGAATGCCTGATATGTTTTATTATAATTTTAACGGAAAATCAGGGAAGTTCTTTTTTGATAATGATGGAGGAATAAGAACACTTCCTTATGCCAATATTAAAATTGAATTGATAGATAAAGGGTCTGTCTTCAAAAGCTTCGGTTCTGTTATGTTCCGTTTTAGTGGTTTTAAAAAGTGGAAAATTACAGATGAAAATGGGGTGATTTATTATTTTGAAGAATTGGAATTATCAAAATCAGAATCAGCAACGTTCACCCAAAAAGGTGGTTCCGGGGATATAAAAGATATAATCACAAGCTGGTACCTTACAAAAATTGTGTCTCCGAATTTAAAGAACGAGATTCTTTTTGAGTATGATTATTCAAACTTTGATACCTCATCATCTCTCTATGAATACCAGTCCGTCGCAATTGGTTATTATACCTATCATGGAAGTAATATTTTTCTTGGTAATGGGAGTTTGACACATATGGGAGGCTTTCCTCAGAATAGAGGTCAAACGATAAGTAGAAATTACAGGCATAATTTAAAAAAGATAATTTTTGAGAGTGGAACAGTCGAATTTTTTACTTCAGTTCGAAATGATTTGCCCCACCCTGCCATGCAGTATTCGTTTTCTTCATTCAAGTTAGATTCTATACTATTAAAGAACAATCAAAATGAGATTAAAAGAAGGTTTGCTCTTGAATTTATCGATAAGCCCAACCAAAGATTAACACTGAAAAAATTATTTGTAGACAAGGATCAAGTTTATTCTTTTGAATACAACAACATGCACTTGTTACCCGGATATAGTAGTAGAGATACTGACCATTGGGGATATTTTAATGGGGCACGTAATATTGGTACCGGATTGATTCCAACTTTTTCATTTTCTTCGCAAACTTTTCAAGACAAGACTTATCCTGGAATTAATAAAGATCCTGATATTGAAAAAATGAAATATGGGGTTTTAAATAAAATCACTTGGCCCACAGGGGGGAGCAGGCAGTTTTTTTATGAGCCCAATGACTATAGTTTTATTAATGAGAATCCCCTGGCAGAGGATGGGTGGTCCGCATGGAACTATATCGATTCATCTATAGCGTCTTCAGTAACTTTTAATTCTTTAGCACAAGTTCAGCTTTGGTATGAATGCAGTACGGATGGGGTTGCCTATGGCAACAATATCGAACCATGCGCTTCTGTGCTTACTCCTTGGAACTTCAATTTTACAGGAACCTTCGACCTCACCAAATATATTCCTCAATATACCGGAGAAATAGATGTCAGAGTCAAGTTAAAATATAGGTTATTGGAAGAAAGTTCAATAACAAAAAAAATAGGAGGTGGAATACGTGTTGCTGAAATTCATGATGTTGACCAATTTAATCCGCCCATCGTAAAGAAATTTGAATATACCCAAGAAGGAAATAGTGAGCTTTCGTCCGGTATTGCTGGGAGTGATTTTAAATACCATGTTTCGTTTACATCCGGTAATAAAACCTCTGGTTATTTCGCTACCGGAGTTAAAGCTTACTCTCATTCAGCTTTTCCTATTTCAATGACTCAAAATCGTCCTATAGGTTATCAAAGGGTTGTGGAAAAAATAGAAGGTATGGGAGAGTCAGTGTACGAGTTTTCTTCCTTTTATGACTATCCTGATCAAATAGGTTTACAGAGTAATCCTTATGAAATGCCATTGGTAGCTAAAAAGAGTTTTGAGCATAAAAGAGGTAAGTTGATTTCTACAACCCAGAAGGATGATTTAGAGAACATTGTCAAAAATAACAGGATACTTGGTTACCAGACCCTTGTCTCAGGAGAACCGATAAAGGTGTGGCAATCGTTTCCTTTTATAACAGTTGTGTTAACTTTTGATAGAAGTTCATTTGTTCCTCAATTTCTTTTAGTAACATTAGAAGAATCTACAGCTTTTAACATGTCGTCTGAATCTTTTAAACCGGCCTATGAAATGGATAAATTATCTTCAGGTGATTCTGAATTAACGGTTGAACGCACTTATCAATACAATGCATTTCATCAACTTCAAAGACGAACGGTAGTAAATTCAAATTGGGGATTTGAAAGTGAAGAGTATAAGTACCCTTTGGAGTATGAAAAACCCTCCCAAGAGATTAATGCATTGTTAAGCAAAAATATAATTGGTGATCCCATAGAATCAATTAAATCTGTGAAAAATGGGGTAATAAGTGGGCAGGCAAGAAAATGGAAAATTAAATCAGGAGAGGTTTTATTGGATGAAATTCTACACCTAGAAACAAATGCTCCAATAAAAAATTTCCCCCACTCAGTGGACGGAATTTCATTTCATGAGTCTTTTGTAAAAAAGACCAAACTAGGCTACGATCATGCATTTAATATTAACCAAGTAGAAGATTTAGGTCAAAATAATAGGGCAATTCTATGGGACTCTACTGATAAATTACCGGTATGTGAGGTGCTTAACTCCCGTCCTGATCAAATTTCTTACACATCATTTGAAACGCAAGAGAAAGGAGGGTGGACTTATATGGGTAATTCCGTTTCTTCTATAGGCTCCAGAACAGGTGGTAGGTATTATGATTTGGGAACAGGAAGTATCTCAAAATCGGGAATAGAGGCTAGTTCAAGTGAAAAATATTTGCTTTCATTTTGGGTAAAAAGAGCCAATGGTTCAGCAAATTGGGATTTTTTGGGGCAGACAGAGAAATTAGACCAAGAATGGAAGTTAATCCAAAGGATAGTTACGGAAAATAGGCTTACCATTGAAGGAAGCGGTTTGCATTTGGATGAATTACGGTTACACCCAATAGATGCCGGAATGACGACTTATACATACGATCCTTTGGTTGGAGTAACATCCAAAACAGATGCTAGAAATTACACCTTGCATTACGAATACGACTACATGGGGCGGTTGAAAGCAATTAGAGATGATAATGGGCAGTTAAAGGAACTTTACGAGTACAATTATCAAACAAGTGGTTTAAACCCTTAA
- a CDS encoding DUF6443 domain-containing protein has translation MKPYLFSLLICVYGQYLFGQEVTQVQIIGPTTVSIGETALFEVNFWNGTTMVYPNNGIGSMWSVPQATINYETYNSISLTFSSAGSFNLTYQFMTFDGNFNDNLQIRVPHINPCEEIEASAENVSRFESGSVELTASPSPAGFEYRWFASDQSTQLGTSQSFTTPTISATTTYYLAYVHTSSGCMTPKVPVKAIVANHNYVKKYTAKKAGLDEMTIVSANSSQSQKQFAYHDGLGRTMQTVGKESTVSGKDLIVPIAYDEYGMQTKELLPFSIANGRKPGDFRLSAINDQEAYYTSLYGENPSAYIEKEFEASPLNRVNKQAAQGNAWQMGSGKELKFFRRPNTTEEAVRVFTVNQSGLPESNSAFRANDLWVEITVDEDDKSTLTYTDKLDRVVLKKVQNTAAPTDEGHIGWLCTYYVYDVFSRLSVVIPPRATQIIADANWSIDISTNASLAKEQYFRYTYDKRGRMIEKYIPGKGLESMVYDNQNRMVGVQDANMARETPRKWLYTKYDGLGRVVMTGMTSSNDDRASIQNSLNEMPSNEASVNANTAKVKTGSRITSSKYDGYQEYVAEKSISLKPGFAMKATGNQNFTAQIGTRSSGKVGVWPKDEDDILTVNYYDSYEFLSEFPYENPGAPFSPHPTKRIHGLQTGKKVKNLESGEFYTTAIYYDEEGRVIQTIAQDQLGGTMLNSTAYNFEGQPIHTLISNNRAEIPDILRTFTYNVTGQIASITHQVGSDPAITLAAYTYNDLGQLVSKSLSGQSAFSQTYDYNIRGWLNSQGSDEMGTFKQKLYYHTGSENKYYNGNIAGIEWEGQDGKARSFAYNYDNANRLLAAKFEAAGENNHYSQGISYDANGNILTMDRFSEKSKTTYGKVDNLTYTYESNDDLGDNYSNKLLRVTDGLVSNTHTAKDFKPNTGSQENYAYDANGNQTSNPDKRITKISYNHLNLPEEITFSNGGKINFAYDAEGKKLSQTVQENQDKPAKTRDYIGELVFLNGSLDYMVHEEGRVANESNVYHYDFYIKDHLGNVRQVLRQPKTETKLATMESQHVLKEQEDFFGLTASRQTDVEQNVTPGGDKVAWLNAARGRVLGPSSRQEVFTGDQLNLSVYGKYEEQPLQKTNPAGFVNSGGKSKILDDLNELSKSTQQAGGANPITILNMIGIVATDLQQKQTPEAYLLYALYDSDGNRYEVGKQPLSRKAANQHEVLEEKLYISQDGYMETVLVNETAEDVWFDDFSISRTPSIVIQETHYDPWGLELNGLGYQNGGVKENKYLYNGKELIEDEGLEYYDYGARMYDPVIGRWGVVDPMADQMTRHSPYNYAFDNPIRFIDPDGMMPRDCCPPSSEFIFVSEMHKKFDFIKSNLQNLLGAERTKNLNSQTAGIITETEFSSGPVDSGTNSDKIAGFVNMDGLSDVGKGSPSGGFMEKIANALSSILGLTNELEKSATTMDGNSDETIIKNSNIKEDTTFFDVKTYSNGVGRSIRYKRVIGTDTIQVTGTGNGVNEGKKALESIKEKRDE, from the coding sequence ATGAAGCCTTACCTCTTTTCACTTTTAATCTGTGTTTATGGGCAATATTTGTTTGGCCAAGAGGTTACTCAGGTTCAGATAATAGGCCCTACTACTGTTAGTATAGGAGAAACAGCCTTATTTGAAGTTAATTTTTGGAATGGGACTACTATGGTATACCCAAACAACGGAATTGGAAGTATGTGGTCTGTTCCCCAGGCAACCATCAATTATGAGACCTATAATTCCATAAGCCTGACTTTTAGCTCAGCCGGTTCTTTTAACTTGACCTATCAATTCATGACCTTTGATGGGAACTTCAATGACAACCTACAAATACGGGTACCCCACATAAACCCTTGTGAGGAAATAGAGGCTTCAGCTGAAAATGTTTCACGCTTTGAGAGTGGTTCAGTAGAACTTACAGCGTCTCCTTCTCCTGCAGGTTTTGAATACCGATGGTTTGCTTCCGACCAAAGCACTCAACTAGGGACATCCCAAAGTTTCACCACACCTACTATCTCCGCAACGACTACTTACTACTTGGCATATGTTCATACCTCTTCCGGCTGTATGACACCTAAAGTACCGGTAAAGGCGATAGTTGCCAACCATAATTATGTAAAGAAATATACAGCGAAAAAAGCTGGTTTGGATGAAATGACAATTGTTTCGGCCAACTCAAGCCAATCACAAAAGCAATTCGCTTATCATGATGGACTTGGTCGTACAATGCAGACTGTGGGAAAAGAAAGCACGGTTTCAGGCAAGGATTTGATTGTACCTATAGCGTATGATGAATATGGTATGCAGACAAAGGAATTGCTACCATTCTCTATTGCCAACGGCCGAAAACCCGGAGATTTTCGGCTTTCCGCTATTAATGACCAGGAGGCTTATTATACGTCATTATATGGAGAAAATCCCTCAGCCTATATAGAAAAAGAATTTGAAGCTTCCCCTTTAAACAGAGTTAATAAACAAGCAGCACAAGGAAATGCTTGGCAAATGGGGTCCGGTAAGGAGTTGAAATTTTTCAGAAGACCCAATACTACAGAAGAGGCCGTTCGGGTATTTACCGTAAATCAGAGTGGGCTTCCCGAAAGTAATTCAGCGTTTCGTGCGAATGACCTGTGGGTAGAGATTACTGTAGATGAAGACGATAAAAGTACCCTTACCTACACGGATAAATTAGATAGGGTAGTGTTAAAAAAAGTGCAGAATACTGCTGCACCTACAGATGAAGGCCATATAGGTTGGCTTTGTACCTACTATGTTTATGATGTTTTCTCAAGGTTAAGCGTGGTCATTCCTCCCAGGGCCACCCAAATTATTGCCGATGCAAACTGGAGTATTGATATCAGTACCAATGCAAGCTTGGCGAAAGAACAATATTTTCGCTATACCTACGATAAAAGGGGGAGAATGATAGAAAAATACATTCCCGGAAAAGGATTGGAATCCATGGTGTATGACAATCAAAACAGAATGGTAGGAGTTCAGGATGCCAATATGGCTAGAGAGACCCCTAGAAAATGGCTTTACACCAAATATGATGGACTTGGAAGAGTAGTGATGACCGGAATGACCAGCTCAAATGATGACCGGGCTAGTATTCAAAATAGCCTCAATGAGATGCCTTCAAATGAAGCCTCAGTAAATGCCAATACAGCTAAGGTAAAGACAGGATCTAGAATTACTTCTAGTAAATACGATGGATATCAGGAGTATGTGGCTGAAAAATCCATCAGCCTAAAACCCGGATTTGCTATGAAAGCCACAGGGAATCAAAATTTCACTGCTCAGATAGGAACAAGAAGTTCAGGCAAGGTGGGGGTTTGGCCTAAAGATGAAGACGATATACTTACTGTGAATTATTACGATTCCTATGAATTTCTTAGCGAATTCCCCTATGAAAACCCTGGTGCTCCTTTCTCTCCTCATCCAACAAAAAGGATTCATGGCTTACAGACGGGAAAAAAAGTGAAAAATCTGGAAAGCGGGGAATTTTATACCACGGCAATCTATTACGATGAGGAAGGACGAGTGATACAAACCATTGCTCAAGACCAGCTTGGGGGGACCATGCTGAATTCCACTGCCTATAATTTTGAGGGTCAACCAATTCATACATTGATTTCAAACAATAGGGCTGAAATCCCGGATATTCTCCGAACTTTTACCTACAATGTCACCGGTCAAATTGCCTCGATAACACATCAAGTTGGCTCCGATCCTGCTATTACCCTGGCTGCTTATACTTATAATGACCTAGGGCAGCTTGTTTCCAAATCATTATCGGGCCAATCAGCTTTCAGTCAAACATATGACTATAATATTAGAGGGTGGTTAAATAGCCAGGGTAGCGATGAAATGGGGACATTCAAACAAAAACTCTATTACCATACCGGTAGCGAGAATAAATATTACAATGGAAATATAGCAGGCATCGAATGGGAGGGACAGGACGGTAAAGCGAGGAGCTTCGCTTACAATTATGACAATGCCAATCGACTGTTAGCTGCAAAGTTTGAAGCAGCAGGGGAAAATAACCATTATTCCCAAGGAATCAGCTATGATGCCAATGGAAATATTCTGACGATGGATAGGTTTAGCGAAAAATCAAAAACCACCTACGGAAAAGTGGATAATTTGACCTACACTTATGAAAGCAATGATGACTTAGGGGACAATTATTCCAATAAACTGTTACGCGTCACAGACGGGTTGGTTTCCAATACCCATACCGCGAAAGATTTTAAACCCAATACCGGATCCCAAGAAAATTACGCCTATGATGCCAATGGAAACCAAACTTCTAATCCCGATAAGAGGATTACTAAAATCAGCTACAACCACCTGAATTTGCCCGAAGAGATCACTTTTTCCAATGGAGGGAAAATTAACTTTGCCTATGATGCAGAGGGGAAAAAGCTAAGCCAGACGGTTCAGGAGAACCAAGACAAGCCTGCTAAAACTAGAGACTATATTGGAGAGCTGGTGTTCCTAAATGGGAGCTTGGATTATATGGTTCATGAAGAAGGCAGGGTGGCAAATGAATCAAATGTCTATCATTATGATTTTTATATCAAAGATCATCTAGGCAATGTCCGGCAGGTGCTTAGGCAGCCCAAAACGGAGACAAAGTTGGCGACCATGGAAAGCCAACATGTACTGAAAGAGCAGGAAGATTTCTTTGGACTAACTGCTTCCAGACAAACTGATGTGGAACAGAATGTTACCCCCGGAGGAGATAAAGTGGCGTGGTTAAATGCAGCAAGAGGAAGGGTTTTAGGTCCCTCAAGTAGACAAGAGGTCTTTACAGGAGATCAGCTTAACCTAAGTGTCTATGGCAAGTACGAAGAACAGCCACTTCAAAAAACAAACCCCGCAGGATTTGTAAACAGTGGAGGGAAAAGCAAAATTCTCGATGACCTCAATGAACTGTCCAAAAGTACACAACAAGCAGGAGGAGCCAACCCGATAACGATATTAAATATGATTGGCATAGTGGCGACAGACCTACAGCAAAAGCAAACCCCTGAAGCTTACTTGCTTTATGCCCTCTATGACAGTGATGGCAATCGCTACGAAGTAGGCAAGCAACCCTTAAGCAGAAAAGCCGCCAATCAGCATGAAGTTTTAGAAGAAAAATTGTATATTTCACAAGACGGATACATGGAAACCGTTCTGGTCAATGAAACCGCTGAGGACGTTTGGTTCGATGATTTTAGTATATCAAGAACCCCTTCGATAGTGATTCAAGAAACCCATTATGATCCTTGGGGTTTGGAGTTGAATGGGCTAGGGTATCAGAATGGTGGTGTCAAGGAGAATAAGTATTTGTATAATGGGAAAGAGCTGATCGAGGACGAAGGGCTGGAGTATTATGATTATGGGGCGAGGATGTATGACCCGGTGATAGGAAGATGGGGAGTTGTGGATCCTATGGCAGACCAAATGACAAGACATTCGCCCTACAATTATGCGTTTGATAACCCTATAAGGTTTATTGATCCGGATGGGATGATGCCTAGGGATTGTTGTCCACCTTCTTCTGAATTTATTTTTGTTTCGGAGATGCATAAAAAGTTTGATTTTATTAAATCAAATCTGCAAAATTTATTAGGAGCTGAAAGAACTAAGAATTTAAATAGTCAAACCGCAGGAATAATTACTGAAACAGAATTTAGTAGTGGTCCTGTAGATTCTGGGACAAATAGTGATAAAATAGCTGGGTTTGTAAACATGGATGGTTTGAGTGATGTTGGAAAAGGATCACCTTCTGGTGGATTTATGGAGAAGATTGCTAATGCGTTAAGCTCTATACTTGGTTTAACAAATGAATTGGAAAAATCTGCAACGACCATGGATGGAAATTCGGATGAAACGATTATTAAAAATTCTAATATTAAAGAGGATACCACCTTTTTTGATGTTAAAACCTATAGCAATGGCGTTGGAAGGAGTATAAGATATAAAAGGGTTATTGGTACTGATACGATACAAGTTACAGGGACGGGAAATGGAGTTAATGAAGGTAAAAAGGCCTTGGAAAGTATTAAAGAAAAGAGAGATGAATAA
- the istB gene encoding IS21-like element helper ATPase IstB: MNREQTLEQLKKMKLTGMARRYESELSLPPEQREDAHTLLAMMTQAESEYRSGKQTERYLRASKLRYNAVPENIRCGPERGLSREQFAELLDGSYIRESRNILITGATGVGKSYVACALGRNACILGFRVIYFGMNRFLETLSQVRIEGAYLKWLKQLNRYDLLIFDDFGLKPLTHDGRLTLLDILEDRYNGSATIFTSQLPLDRWYDYISEPTLADAIIDRLSAKAHKIELIGESWRNKKIK, from the coding sequence ATGAACAGAGAACAAACACTTGAACAATTAAAAAAAATGAAACTCACGGGCATGGCAAGACGCTATGAGTCAGAATTATCCCTGCCCCCGGAACAAAGAGAAGATGCTCATACGCTGCTGGCCATGATGACCCAGGCAGAAAGTGAATACCGCAGCGGAAAACAAACTGAAAGGTACCTAAGGGCTAGTAAGCTAAGGTACAATGCCGTCCCTGAAAATATCCGGTGCGGACCAGAAAGAGGTCTCTCAAGGGAGCAGTTTGCCGAACTTCTTGACGGTTCTTATATCAGGGAATCCAGAAACATCCTGATTACCGGGGCTACAGGAGTTGGTAAAAGCTATGTAGCCTGTGCACTCGGAAGAAACGCCTGTATCCTTGGATTCAGGGTGATATACTTCGGAATGAACAGGTTCCTTGAAACACTTTCTCAGGTAAGAATTGAAGGGGCCTATCTTAAATGGCTAAAGCAACTCAACAGGTATGACTTGCTGATCTTCGATGACTTTGGCCTCAAGCCGCTCACCCATGACGGCAGACTGACACTCTTAGATATTTTAGAGGACCGATATAACGGATCAGCAACAATATTCACATCCCAACTTCCTTTGGACAGGTGGTATGATTATATCAGTGAGCCGACCTTAGCCGATGCGATCATTGACAGACTGTCAGCCAAAGCACATAAAATAGAACTCATAGGAGAGTCTTGGAGAAACAAAAAAATAAAGTAA
- the istA gene encoding IS21 family transposase codes for MVSGGRRKEENKVLDPRKSRVISQAGYFLTELNRIGVTRQLLWEEYKKEDPDGYGYSRFCELLSEASQVRQATMRFEHRPGEKMEVDFAGKPLHYLDQDTGEMVPCPVLVAVLPYSSYGYLEALPDAKLEQVVGALNNTVLYFGGVTLTTKSANMKQWVTKTCRYEPVFPEMLEQWASHYGTALLAARPRKPKDKPSVENHVHIFYMRIYVTLRNEVFTSLRELNAAIKIKLAEHHKKDFQKKAHSRQEVFEKEEKPLLLPLPGSSYELRHHTKGKVQKNYHVQLGEDKHYYSVPHRLIGADVRLVYCTEHVEVFHNSERVAVHRRSYKKFKCTTELTHMPPAHQAYFKQKGWDPEYYLGQARQCGPSAVAYFQKILDSKPVVHHAYLSMLGLLRLRKEYGSERMEAACRRALQGYIYSYVTIVKILENNMDMAEENLAGGDYTPPENPTARGGDSFKNRFENK; via the coding sequence TTGGTTTCGGGCGGAAGACGGAAGGAAGAAAACAAGGTGCTGGACCCCAGGAAAAGCAGGGTAATCTCCCAAGCAGGATATTTTCTTACCGAACTCAACCGTATCGGAGTGACCCGTCAGTTGCTTTGGGAAGAGTACAAAAAAGAAGATCCTGACGGATATGGCTATTCAAGGTTCTGTGAACTGCTTTCAGAAGCCTCCCAGGTTAGGCAGGCCACCATGAGGTTCGAGCACCGGCCCGGTGAAAAGATGGAAGTCGATTTTGCAGGTAAACCGTTGCATTACCTTGATCAGGATACTGGAGAGATGGTGCCCTGTCCGGTACTGGTGGCAGTACTCCCCTACAGCAGCTACGGCTATCTAGAAGCACTTCCCGATGCCAAACTTGAACAAGTGGTAGGAGCCCTTAACAATACGGTACTTTACTTCGGTGGGGTTACTTTGACCACCAAGTCAGCCAACATGAAACAGTGGGTGACAAAAACCTGCAGGTACGAGCCAGTATTCCCCGAAATGCTGGAACAGTGGGCCAGCCATTACGGAACCGCTCTTCTGGCGGCCAGACCAAGGAAGCCCAAAGACAAACCCTCGGTAGAAAACCACGTCCATATTTTTTACATGCGCATCTATGTAACACTGAGAAACGAGGTTTTCACAAGCCTCCGGGAGCTCAATGCAGCCATCAAGATAAAACTGGCCGAGCACCACAAAAAAGACTTTCAGAAAAAGGCACACAGCAGACAGGAGGTGTTTGAAAAAGAGGAAAAGCCACTGCTTCTTCCCCTTCCTGGAAGCAGTTATGAACTCAGGCACCATACAAAGGGCAAGGTCCAGAAAAACTACCATGTGCAACTGGGTGAAGACAAACATTACTATAGCGTGCCCCATAGGCTGATCGGTGCAGATGTCAGGCTGGTCTATTGCACCGAACATGTGGAGGTATTCCATAACTCCGAAAGAGTGGCAGTACACAGAAGGTCCTATAAAAAATTTAAATGTACCACAGAACTGACCCATATGCCCCCGGCCCACCAGGCCTATTTTAAACAGAAGGGATGGGATCCGGAGTATTATCTGGGACAGGCCCGGCAATGTGGCCCCTCCGCTGTGGCATACTTCCAGAAAATACTCGACTCAAAACCGGTTGTCCACCATGCCTATCTGTCTATGCTCGGCCTGCTCAGGCTCAGAAAAGAATATGGCAGTGAAAGGATGGAAGCAGCATGTAGAAGGGCACTGCAGGGCTATATCTACAGTTACGTTACGATCGTCAAGATTTTAGAAAACAATATGGATATGGCAGAAGAGAATCTGGCAGGTGGGGATTACACCCCTCCGGAAAACCCCACGGCAAGGGGCGGGGATTCATTCAAAAACCGATTTGAAAACAAATAA
- a CDS encoding helix-turn-helix domain-containing protein: MANKPISMHRLRQILLCLSRSFSERAISRELSISRITVSRYKSCFLSSGLDYESLLNL; the protein is encoded by the coding sequence ATGGCCAATAAACCGATCAGTATGCACAGATTAAGACAGATTTTATTGTGTTTGAGCAGGAGTTTCTCAGAAAGAGCAATCAGCCGCGAGCTCAGTATTTCAAGAATTACGGTTAGCAGGTACAAAAGCTGTTTCCTTTCTTCAGGCCTAGATTACGAAAGTTTGTTAAACCTTTGA
- a CDS encoding RHS repeat-associated core domain-containing protein, with amino-acid sequence MAFRTYDPYLGRFNHMDPLATMIPSLCPYHFGFNNPVWYNDPLGLMGQDAGIWGTGDTYASNNSQNPFDLMPKSTRTNLGSGNHWADG; translated from the coding sequence ATGGCCTTCAGGACCTACGATCCGTATTTGGGCAGGTTCAATCATATGGATCCCCTTGCCACTATGATTCCTAGCTTATGCCCTTATCATTTTGGATTTAACAATCCGGTTTGGTACAATGATCCCCTAGGACTGATGGGTCAGGATGCAGGGATATGGGGTACGGGAGATACTTACGCCTCAAACAATTCCCAGAATCCGTTTGACCTTATGCCCAAATCTACCCGTACCAACCTAGGTTCAGGCAATCACTGGGCTGATGGATGA